In Rhodovulum sulfidophilum DSM 1374, the following are encoded in one genomic region:
- a CDS encoding YcbK family protein: MTTPRHCLTRRGVLAAFAATAAVAAPTYSNAFGLMRGAGDVRRLRMYSGRTGESIDTVYWIDGEYIGEAVKEINHFMRDWRSGSVIPMDLRNFDILAAAHGLMDLQEPYMLLSGYRTAQTNAMLRSRSSGVAKKSLHIKGQAADVRLKSRSVDQIARAAGACHAGGVGRYSRSNFVHMDCGPVRSWGR, encoded by the coding sequence ATGACGACACCCAGACACTGTTTGACACGCCGTGGCGTGTTGGCGGCTTTTGCGGCGACGGCCGCGGTGGCTGCACCGACATATTCGAATGCTTTCGGGCTGATGCGGGGGGCCGGCGATGTCCGGCGCCTGCGAATGTATTCCGGCCGGACCGGCGAAAGCATCGACACGGTCTACTGGATCGACGGCGAGTATATCGGTGAGGCCGTGAAGGAAATTAACCACTTCATGCGCGACTGGCGCTCGGGCTCGGTGATCCCGATGGACCTTCGCAATTTCGACATCCTGGCGGCTGCGCATGGTCTCATGGACCTGCAGGAACCCTATATGCTGCTGTCGGGCTATCGCACCGCGCAGACCAACGCGATGCTTCGGTCGCGCTCGTCGGGCGTGGCCAAGAAATCCCTGCACATCAAGGGACAGGCCGCGGATGTCCGTCTCAAGAGCCGCTCGGTCGATCAGATCGCGCGCGCGGCGGGGGCCTGCCATGCCGGCGGCGTCGGGCGCTATTCGCGGTCCAACTTCGTGCATATGGATTGCGGGCCGGTGCGCAGCTGGGGCCGCTGA
- a CDS encoding NAD-dependent epimerase/dehydratase family protein — MKIAVLGGDGFCGWPTSLHLSSLGHEIHIIDNLSRRWIDTELGVQSLTPMDSIQERCRIWKETSGEQIHFHLIDLAKEYYRLRDWLSENRPDAVIHFAEQRAAPYSMISDRHKIYTVDNNINATHNLLVAMVETGLDAHLVHLGTMGVYGYSTVGAPIPEGYLDVSIDTPDGSKEMEILYPTRPGSVYHMTKSLDQILFQFYAQNDGVRVTDLHQGIVWGTNTDQTRRHPQLVNRFDYDGDYGTVLNRFLAQAAIGYPLTVHGTGGQTRAFIHIQDTVRCIELALKDAPAKGERVKIFNQMTETHRVRDLAELVAKMTGAEIAYLPNPRKEAAENELIVKNDNFLGLGLDPITLQEGLLEEVVEIAKKFAHRVDRKRVPCVSAWTRDLASRVERDPEGKRLKSVS; from the coding sequence ATGAAGATTGCGGTACTTGGCGGCGACGGTTTCTGCGGCTGGCCAACCTCGCTGCACCTGTCCAGCCTCGGTCACGAGATTCACATCATCGACAATCTCAGCCGACGCTGGATCGATACCGAGCTTGGCGTACAGTCGCTGACGCCGATGGATTCGATCCAGGAACGCTGCCGGATATGGAAGGAAACCTCGGGCGAGCAGATCCATTTCCACCTGATCGACCTCGCCAAGGAATATTACCGCCTGCGCGACTGGCTGTCGGAAAACCGCCCCGACGCGGTGATCCATTTCGCCGAGCAGCGCGCCGCGCCCTATTCGATGATCTCGGACCGCCACAAGATCTACACCGTCGACAACAACATCAACGCCACCCACAACCTTCTGGTGGCGATGGTCGAAACCGGGCTCGACGCGCATCTGGTGCATCTGGGCACGATGGGGGTCTACGGCTATTCGACGGTCGGCGCGCCGATCCCCGAGGGCTATCTCGACGTCTCGATCGACACGCCCGATGGGTCGAAGGAGATGGAGATCCTCTATCCGACCCGGCCCGGCTCGGTCTATCACATGACCAAGTCGCTCGATCAGATCCTGTTCCAGTTCTACGCCCAGAATGACGGGGTGCGCGTCACCGACCTGCATCAGGGCATCGTCTGGGGCACCAATACCGACCAGACCCGGCGCCACCCGCAGCTGGTGAACCGCTTCGATTATGACGGCGATTACGGCACCGTGCTGAACCGCTTCCTGGCCCAGGCCGCCATCGGCTATCCGCTGACAGTGCATGGCACCGGCGGGCAGACCCGCGCCTTCATCCATATCCAGGACACGGTGCGCTGCATCGAGCTCGCGCTGAAGGATGCCCCCGCCAAGGGCGAGCGGGTCAAGATCTTCAACCAGATGACCGAGACCCACCGGGTCCGCGATCTGGCCGAGCTGGTGGCGAAGATGACCGGCGCCGAGATCGCCTATCTGCCGAACCCCCGCAAGGAAGCCGCCGAGAACGAGCTGATCGTGAAGAACGACAATTTCCTCGGCCTCGGGCTCGATCCGATCACCCTGCAGGAGGGGCTTCTGGAAGAGGTGGTCGAGATCGCGAAGAAATTCGCCCACCGGGTCGACCGCAAGCGCGTGCCCTGCGTCTCGGCCTGGACCCGCGATCTTGCCAGCCGGGTCGAGCGCGATCCCGAAGGCAAGCGCCTGAAATCGGTCTCGTGA
- a CDS encoding L,D-transpeptidase family protein has protein sequence MPISFLRGAAFAGLAAACIGVAAPALAETELTAFKQAVAVAAAQDDAIAAFYRDRDYAPFWTSADGEARRRALVTVLQEAPAQGLPAARYDVGRLVETFQDARTQRGIGRAEVAAMRMYLDYAHDASRGVLTPGAVVSDIKRKLDRPAPATLIAGLAEASSPLAYLRGLSPQNPEYARLMREKIRLERLIAEGGWGAEIGAGGKIEPGQSGPRVVALRNRLIAMGYLPRIATRTYDATVQKAVQAFQFDHGLNADGIVGPSTREELDVSAERRLRSVLVAMERERWLGNARGDRHVLVNIADFHASIVDHGETVFETRSVVGRNARDYRTPEFSDMMNHMVVNPTWNVPRSIAVREYLPKFQNNPNAAGHLMLVDGAGRVVTRAAVDFSQYTASNFPFDLKQPPSNGNALGRVKFMFPNRYNIYLHDTPSKSLFNRETRAFSHGCIRLSDPFDFAYALLAGQTDDPKGLFQSKLRSGRETRVNLDPPLPVHLIYRTAMGKPKGRMQYRRDIYGRDGAIFDALQAAGVALPEVQG, from the coding sequence ATGCCCATATCCTTCCTCCGCGGGGCCGCTTTTGCGGGCCTTGCTGCTGCTTGTATTGGGGTTGCGGCCCCGGCGCTTGCCGAGACCGAACTGACTGCCTTCAAACAAGCGGTCGCCGTGGCCGCCGCGCAGGACGATGCGATCGCCGCCTTCTATCGCGACCGCGACTACGCGCCGTTCTGGACCTCGGCCGATGGCGAGGCCCGGCGCCGCGCGCTGGTGACGGTGCTTCAGGAGGCGCCGGCGCAGGGGCTCCCGGCCGCGCGCTACGATGTCGGGCGCCTGGTCGAGACCTTCCAGGACGCCCGCACCCAGCGCGGCATCGGCCGGGCCGAGGTCGCGGCGATGCGGATGTATCTCGACTATGCGCATGATGCGAGCCGGGGCGTGCTGACCCCCGGGGCGGTGGTTTCGGACATCAAGCGCAAGCTCGACCGGCCCGCCCCCGCGACGCTGATCGCCGGACTTGCCGAGGCATCCTCGCCGCTGGCCTATCTGCGCGGGCTTTCGCCGCAAAACCCCGAATATGCCCGCCTGATGCGCGAGAAGATCCGGCTTGAACGGCTGATCGCCGAAGGCGGCTGGGGCGCCGAGATCGGGGCTGGCGGCAAGATCGAACCCGGCCAGTCCGGCCCGCGCGTCGTCGCGCTGAGAAACCGCCTGATCGCGATGGGCTACCTGCCGCGCATCGCCACACGGACCTATGATGCCACGGTGCAGAAGGCGGTGCAGGCGTTCCAGTTCGATCACGGGCTCAACGCCGACGGCATCGTCGGTCCCAGCACCCGCGAAGAACTCGACGTGTCGGCCGAACGCCGGTTGCGCTCGGTGCTGGTGGCGATGGAGCGCGAGCGCTGGCTGGGCAATGCGCGCGGCGACCGGCATGTGCTGGTCAATATCGCCGATTTCCATGCCAGTATCGTCGATCACGGCGAGACCGTCTTCGAGACCCGTTCGGTCGTCGGCCGCAATGCGCGCGACTACCGCACGCCGGAATTCTCGGACATGATGAACCACATGGTCGTCAACCCGACCTGGAACGTGCCGCGCTCGATCGCGGTGCGCGAGTATCTGCCGAAGTTCCAGAACAACCCCAACGCGGCCGGGCATCTGATGCTGGTCGACGGGGCAGGGCGCGTGGTCACCCGCGCCGCGGTCGATTTCAGCCAGTATACCGCCTCGAATTTCCCCTTCGATCTCAAGCAGCCGCCCTCGAACGGCAATGCGCTGGGACGGGTGAAGTTCATGTTCCCCAACCGCTACAACATCTACCTGCATGACACGCCGTCGAAGTCGCTGTTCAATCGCGAGACCCGCGCCTTCAGCCATGGCTGCATCCGGCTGAGCGACCCGTTCGACTTTGCCTATGCGCTGCTCGCCGGACAGACCGACGACCCGAAAGGCCTGTTCCAGTCCAAGCTGCGCAGCGGTCGCGAAACCCGTGTCAATCTTGACCCGCCGCTGCCGGTGCATCTGATCTACCGCACCGCGATGGGCAAGCCCAAGGGGCGGATGCAGTATCGCCGCGATATCTACGGGCGCGATGGTGCCATTTTCGACGCATTGCAGGCCGCCGGGGTGGCGCTGCCCGAGGTTCAGGGGTAG